In one window of Dyella thiooxydans DNA:
- a CDS encoding tetratricopeptide repeat-containing sulfotransferase family protein — protein sequence MAAADMHELQAVHRVESLLQRGDIGAARAMAMQASSQWPRSVPIRVLLGHALCREGQAAEALDTADAALALDRHDPAPRMLRIDALLQLGRNEEALANLRVLQAKPDIRHARLLQDIAQRLTALGQHVDAECCQARARALQPADPGAIYNHATSLIALGKLQDAEAALDKVIALKPDDSDAWYNRATLRKQTAERNHVVEIERRLQLPDGGQADPVPLYFALAKEQEDLGRHDASFAALRRGADLRRSRLSYRVEEDIDTMRLIAEAFDAEQLAAAAPGHADPRPVFIVGLPRSGTTLVDRILSSHSAVVSRGETTDLAMSVVREAGAARSKAELIRLSATLDPAALGRRYCGHLPPASGAMQIDKTPTNFLYLGLVAAAMPQARIIHVRRHPMDVCYAMYKTLFRMAYPFSYALDDLGRYWLAWNTLMTHWRRVLPAERYLEIDYEDLIEDQEPVSRRLVAHLGLPWEEACMAFERNRQPSLTASAAQVRQPIYRSSMGLWKNYRQQLAPLREMFESAGITVEVHDTGHRE from the coding sequence ATGGCAGCAGCGGATATGCACGAGCTGCAGGCAGTGCACCGCGTCGAGTCGCTCTTGCAGCGCGGCGATATCGGCGCTGCGAGGGCGATGGCGATGCAGGCCAGCAGCCAATGGCCTCGCAGCGTGCCGATCCGGGTGCTGCTGGGCCACGCATTGTGTCGCGAAGGCCAGGCGGCGGAAGCACTGGACACGGCCGATGCCGCACTGGCGCTGGACCGGCATGATCCGGCGCCCCGCATGCTGCGCATCGATGCCTTGCTGCAACTGGGGCGCAATGAGGAAGCACTGGCCAACCTGCGGGTGCTGCAGGCGAAGCCCGACATCCGTCATGCACGACTGCTGCAGGACATCGCGCAGCGCCTCACTGCGCTCGGGCAACACGTCGACGCGGAGTGCTGCCAGGCACGGGCACGCGCGCTGCAGCCGGCCGACCCCGGCGCGATCTACAACCACGCCACCAGCCTGATCGCGCTGGGCAAGCTGCAGGACGCGGAGGCGGCGCTGGACAAAGTGATCGCGCTGAAGCCGGACGACAGCGACGCCTGGTACAACCGCGCCACCCTGCGCAAGCAGACTGCCGAGCGCAATCACGTGGTGGAAATCGAACGGCGCCTGCAACTGCCCGATGGCGGCCAGGCCGACCCGGTACCGCTGTACTTCGCGCTGGCCAAGGAACAGGAGGACCTCGGCCGTCACGACGCCTCGTTCGCGGCGCTCAGGCGCGGCGCCGACCTGCGCCGCAGTCGCCTGAGCTATCGGGTCGAAGAGGACATCGACACCATGCGCCTGATCGCGGAGGCCTTCGATGCCGAGCAACTGGCGGCGGCCGCACCGGGCCATGCCGATCCGCGGCCCGTGTTCATCGTCGGCCTGCCGCGCAGCGGCACGACGCTGGTGGACCGCATCCTCAGTTCGCACAGCGCGGTGGTCAGCCGCGGCGAGACCACGGACCTGGCGATGTCGGTAGTGCGCGAGGCAGGCGCGGCACGCAGCAAGGCCGAGCTGATCCGGTTGTCCGCCACGCTCGATCCGGCGGCCCTGGGACGGCGCTATTGCGGTCATCTGCCGCCTGCTTCCGGCGCCATGCAGATCGACAAGACGCCGACCAACTTCCTCTACCTGGGGCTGGTGGCGGCAGCCATGCCGCAGGCGCGCATCATCCATGTGCGGCGCCACCCGATGGACGTGTGCTACGCCATGTACAAGACGCTGTTCCGCATGGCTTACCCGTTTTCCTACGCGCTGGACGACCTGGGGCGCTACTGGCTGGCGTGGAACACCTTGATGACCCACTGGCGTCGCGTGCTGCCAGCAGAGCGCTATCTGGAAATCGACTACGAAGACTTGATCGAGGATCAGGAGCCCGTCAGTCGCCGCCTGGTGGCGCACCTGGGGTTGCCGTGGGAGGAGGCCTGCATGGCGTTCGAGCGCAACCGCCAGCCCTCGCTGACCGCCAGCGCGGCACAGGTGCGTCAGCCGATCTATCGCTCATCGATGGGGTTGTGGAAAAACTATCGCCAGCAACTGGCGCCGCTTCGCGAAATGTTCGAATCCGCCGGCATCACCGTCGAGGTTCATGACACGGGCCACCGCGAGTGA
- a CDS encoding TonB-dependent receptor: MNASRKTLPSDSRGTLRHSLLVSAIVLGLGACGGAAAQDATVPGQGRAQKPADKDKTNAQVKELGAVTVTAQGRTEDILKVPYNISAVSGDAIEQDQILDTAELMRRVPGVGVVDRGPRNSNVVSGIRIRGLNVDSSAMGDYAVGASATVATYVDSTPLFANFLLSDIDRVEVLRGPQGTLYGSGALGGAVRYIMRKPELESFNGKVSLSASSVDHAGGIGKSGTVTLNVPLASSLAVRFDGTTNRYPGITDYRNVYVLDQQGTPVAPNGVLAPDARYQDKKNADYVDQSYARAAMLWKPNDWFDLTLSHMAQADTFGGRRGTTLGTDGWGVPYGDLQIGSVQLEPAKRHVHLTGLEANVDLGFATLTSSSSSYDQRGDITSENTGFYAQNHWLSAFYYNYPRPMASAVRTYGDKAFIQELRLVSKQGPRFSYIVGAFYQNQHRVSTQNSYLRGFKQWWDAAYPAYAAAVVSDNDYLYRQNEHFQESAVYGELTWHATDTLDFTGGFRYFRDQTRTDVHQVTGLYAAIREGSDSHGSETDTRPLFKGNVAWTFAPDNQLYATISEGYRRGGTNGTPTTGNFAESPAWLTYKPDTVRNYDLGIKGRVGRTTYNADVFYVDWRNAQINSSTTNWGFFAVQNVGKAHTRGVELSLESSVGKAFNYGMGYTYTGASLDQAAVAADNAYVIAPSGTRLPGTPKQRFNAWASYGIPVGAGFLTLRGDAYVQSSAQNALSQNPKFHVEMPGFSLFNLSATYSRDAWDLTLWIKNLTNQAAVTGVYTQQYMGSSPTQNYYGNGSKALVSLPRTVGLTLTYQF; the protein is encoded by the coding sequence ATGAACGCATCACGCAAGACCTTGCCGTCAGATTCCAGGGGTACGCTCCGCCATTCGCTGCTGGTCAGCGCCATTGTGCTTGGACTGGGCGCGTGTGGCGGGGCCGCTGCGCAGGACGCGACGGTGCCGGGCCAGGGCCGGGCGCAGAAGCCCGCGGACAAGGACAAGACGAACGCGCAGGTCAAGGAACTCGGCGCCGTCACCGTCACCGCGCAGGGCCGCACGGAAGACATCCTCAAGGTGCCCTACAACATCAGCGCGGTGTCGGGCGATGCTATCGAGCAGGATCAGATCCTCGACACCGCCGAATTGATGCGTCGCGTGCCGGGCGTCGGCGTGGTCGATCGCGGTCCCCGCAATTCGAATGTGGTCAGCGGCATTCGCATCCGTGGCCTGAATGTCGACAGCTCGGCGATGGGTGACTACGCCGTCGGGGCCAGCGCCACGGTGGCCACCTATGTCGACAGCACGCCGCTGTTTGCCAACTTCCTGCTGTCCGACATCGACCGCGTGGAAGTCCTGCGTGGGCCGCAGGGAACGTTGTACGGATCGGGTGCGCTCGGTGGCGCCGTGCGCTACATCATGCGCAAACCGGAGCTGGAAAGCTTCAACGGCAAGGTCAGCCTCAGCGCATCCAGCGTCGACCACGCCGGAGGGATCGGCAAATCCGGCACGGTCACCTTGAATGTGCCGCTCGCCAGCTCCCTGGCGGTGCGCTTCGACGGCACGACGAACCGCTATCCCGGCATCACCGATTACCGCAACGTCTATGTTCTCGACCAGCAGGGCACGCCGGTCGCTCCCAACGGCGTGCTTGCTCCCGACGCCCGGTATCAGGACAAGAAGAACGCCGATTATGTGGATCAGTCCTATGCACGCGCGGCCATGCTGTGGAAACCCAACGACTGGTTCGACCTGACCCTGAGCCACATGGCGCAGGCCGACACCTTCGGCGGCCGGCGCGGAACGACCCTTGGCACGGACGGCTGGGGCGTGCCCTACGGCGACCTGCAGATCGGCTCGGTGCAACTGGAACCGGCCAAGCGCCACGTCCACCTGACCGGCCTCGAAGCCAACGTCGACCTGGGCTTTGCCACGCTGACCTCCAGCTCGTCGTCGTACGACCAGCGCGGCGACATCACCAGCGAAAATACGGGCTTCTACGCCCAGAACCACTGGCTATCGGCGTTCTACTACAACTACCCCCGGCCGATGGCCTCGGCGGTACGCACCTACGGCGACAAGGCGTTCATCCAGGAATTGCGCCTGGTGTCGAAGCAAGGGCCGAGGTTCTCCTACATCGTTGGCGCCTTCTACCAGAACCAGCACCGGGTCAGCACCCAGAACAGCTACCTGCGCGGTTTCAAGCAGTGGTGGGACGCGGCCTACCCCGCCTATGCGGCTGCGGTCGTGAGCGACAACGACTACCTGTACCGCCAGAACGAGCACTTCCAGGAAAGCGCGGTCTATGGCGAGCTGACCTGGCACGCCACCGACACCCTGGATTTCACCGGCGGCTTCCGCTACTTCCGCGACCAGACCCGTACGGACGTACATCAGGTGACAGGCCTGTATGCCGCCATCAGGGAAGGCTCCGACTCGCATGGCAGCGAAACCGATACCCGGCCCCTGTTCAAAGGCAATGTCGCCTGGACGTTTGCTCCCGACAACCAGCTCTACGCGACCATCTCCGAAGGTTATCGCCGCGGCGGAACCAATGGCACGCCCACCACCGGCAACTTCGCCGAAAGCCCCGCCTGGTTGACGTACAAGCCCGATACGGTGCGCAACTACGATCTGGGCATCAAGGGCCGGGTGGGCCGCACCACGTACAACGCCGACGTGTTCTACGTGGACTGGAGGAACGCGCAGATCAACAGCTCGACCACCAACTGGGGCTTCTTCGCCGTACAGAATGTCGGCAAGGCGCACACCCGGGGTGTCGAGTTGAGCCTGGAGTCGAGCGTCGGCAAAGCCTTCAACTACGGGATGGGTTACACCTATACCGGTGCCTCGCTGGACCAGGCTGCGGTGGCCGCTGACAACGCCTACGTGATTGCCCCAAGCGGCACCCGCCTGCCGGGCACCCCGAAGCAGCGGTTCAATGCCTGGGCAAGCTATGGCATCCCCGTCGGCGCGGGGTTCCTCACCCTGCGCGGCGATGCCTATGTGCAGTCCAGCGCGCAGAACGCCCTCAGCCAGAACCCCAAGTTCCATGTCGAGATGCCGGGCTTCAGCCTGTTCAACCTGTCGGCCACGTACAGCCGGGATGCCTGGGACCTGACCCTGTGGATCAAGAACCTGACCAACCAGGCCGCCGTCACCGGTGTATACACCCAGCAGTACATGGGCTCCTCGCCGACACAGAACTATTACGGCAATGGTTCCAAGGCATTGGTTTCGCTGCCGCGAACCGTGGGCCTGACGCTCACCTACCAGTTCTGA
- a CDS encoding carbon-nitrogen hydrolase family protein has translation MIKQVNPYAAPGNGIFGIAALQLALSPGDNVEQIVLEVARVATRFPWVSMVVASELCAFGTSPDKAQSMPGDAERMLCDAARAHGLWLVPGSLYESSGGKVYNTTPVINPDGEVVARYRKVFPFYPYEKGVSPGEEFVVFDVPGAGRFGISICYDMWFPETTRSLVSMGAEVILHPTLTNTIDRDVELAMARASAASNQCYFVDVNAGGELGLGQSLLCGPGGEVIYQAGSGRDIMTFEIDFHYVRRCRESGWHGLGQPLKSFRDHKVTFPAYGVARAESAALAGLGPLQLPGYGKPG, from the coding sequence GTGATCAAGCAAGTCAACCCCTATGCAGCCCCCGGCAACGGCATCTTCGGCATTGCCGCGCTGCAACTCGCGCTGTCTCCCGGCGACAACGTCGAGCAGATCGTGCTCGAGGTCGCGCGGGTGGCGACGCGCTTTCCGTGGGTGAGCATGGTGGTGGCCAGCGAGCTGTGCGCTTTTGGTACCTCCCCGGACAAGGCGCAGAGCATGCCCGGCGACGCCGAACGGATGCTGTGTGACGCAGCGCGCGCGCACGGTCTGTGGCTGGTACCCGGATCGTTGTACGAGTCCTCGGGGGGCAAGGTCTACAACACCACGCCGGTGATCAACCCCGACGGCGAGGTGGTGGCGCGCTATCGCAAGGTATTTCCCTTCTACCCGTACGAGAAAGGCGTCTCGCCGGGCGAGGAATTCGTGGTGTTTGACGTGCCCGGCGCCGGACGCTTCGGCATCTCGATCTGCTACGACATGTGGTTTCCGGAAACCACCCGGTCACTGGTCAGCATGGGCGCCGAGGTGATCCTGCACCCGACGCTGACCAACACCATCGATCGCGATGTGGAGCTGGCGATGGCGCGGGCCAGTGCCGCCAGCAACCAGTGCTATTTCGTCGACGTCAACGCCGGAGGCGAACTGGGGCTGGGCCAATCCCTGCTGTGCGGTCCAGGCGGCGAAGTGATTTATCAGGCCGGCAGCGGCCGCGACATCATGACCTTCGAGATCGACTTCCATTACGTGCGCCGCTGCCGCGAAAGCGGCTGGCATGGGCTGGGACAGCCCTTGAAGAGTTTCAGGGATCACAAGGTGACCTTTCCCGCCTATGGGGTGGCGCGGGCCGAATCGGCAGCGCTGGCAGGACTGGGACCATTGCAATTGCCCGGATACGGCAAGCCCGGTTGA
- a CDS encoding PLP-dependent aminotransferase family protein yields MEDLNILLDPASPTSLQHQLRQKLIDAIYSGVLRPGQRLPSTRNLARRINVSRNTISLAYDALIAEGHLDSRPRSGIYVAREVAGAHVATGRREHHNGALFTSRMRSREPSSGFQVPGNWSQYPYPFIDGCGDLALLPVDEWREAMRLACTRHELSRAWQGPGDNRNVTLVEEVRGKVLPTQGIVAGSDEVLITQSVRHALQLLADLLIQRGTPVVLEEPTDESLGNLLAHNQIPIAALDPALPAPLPQRVVVFTGARRSPLYQRPEPRRLLEVVTAADGIIIEYATLPGILEEAATTSALRAMDSGGRVIHVGSLASWLSCDNPLGLVVAAASLIERLRQSQRAMGTLPSTVVQAGWAYFISLGHYSASLARARRVLESRKTALRDALNHYLHKSVSITTLPGSSAYWVKLKDDTGMSALELAQRAARIGVLMEPMQLPNGESALCMGVTSLDEPRIRAGVKALSRLLRGDLAATPALLRDEPIAPLHGAALAGAMSGVRLVYTTVYGEPCTLELLADGQLQGVAGHAGEDCDHGRWWIEEDRWFRQWEHWAYGEASGYSVVVDGDQVRWYDQQGLLADVAVIIRGANNPQGLLEPGSEAGDKLVP; encoded by the coding sequence TTGGAGGATCTGAACATCCTGCTGGATCCCGCCAGCCCGACAAGCCTGCAGCATCAGTTGCGGCAGAAGCTCATCGACGCCATCTACAGCGGCGTGCTGCGCCCGGGGCAACGGCTGCCATCGACCCGCAACCTGGCCAGGCGCATCAACGTGTCGCGGAACACGATCAGCCTGGCCTACGACGCGCTGATCGCCGAGGGCCATCTGGACAGCCGTCCGCGCAGCGGTATCTACGTGGCCCGGGAGGTGGCCGGGGCACATGTTGCGACCGGCCGCCGCGAGCATCACAACGGCGCTCTGTTCACCTCGCGGATGCGCTCGCGCGAGCCATCGTCCGGGTTCCAGGTACCGGGCAACTGGAGCCAGTACCCCTATCCCTTCATCGACGGTTGCGGCGACCTGGCGCTGTTGCCGGTCGATGAATGGCGCGAAGCCATGCGCCTTGCCTGTACCCGCCACGAATTGAGCCGGGCCTGGCAAGGGCCCGGGGACAACCGCAACGTGACCCTGGTCGAGGAGGTGCGCGGCAAGGTACTGCCCACCCAGGGCATCGTCGCCGGCTCCGATGAGGTCCTGATCACGCAATCTGTTCGTCATGCCCTGCAGTTGCTGGCCGACCTGCTGATCCAGCGCGGCACGCCGGTGGTACTGGAGGAGCCCACGGACGAAAGCCTCGGAAACTTGCTGGCGCACAACCAGATACCCATCGCCGCGCTTGACCCGGCATTGCCTGCGCCGCTGCCGCAGCGGGTGGTGGTGTTCACCGGCGCACGGCGCTCACCTCTGTATCAGCGCCCGGAGCCACGCCGTCTGCTTGAGGTCGTAACAGCGGCCGACGGCATCATCATCGAGTACGCCACGCTGCCGGGGATACTCGAGGAAGCCGCGACCACGTCGGCGCTTCGGGCCATGGATTCGGGCGGGCGCGTGATCCACGTCGGCAGCCTGGCGTCGTGGCTGTCCTGTGACAATCCGTTGGGCCTGGTGGTCGCCGCGGCGTCACTGATCGAGCGGCTGCGCCAGAGCCAGCGGGCAATGGGCACGCTCCCGTCGACGGTGGTGCAGGCCGGCTGGGCGTACTTCATCAGCCTGGGACACTATTCGGCATCGCTGGCGCGGGCACGACGTGTGCTGGAAAGCCGCAAGACCGCATTGCGCGACGCGCTCAATCACTACCTGCACAAGTCGGTCAGCATCACCACCTTGCCCGGGTCGTCGGCGTACTGGGTCAAGCTGAAGGACGACACCGGCATGAGCGCACTGGAGCTGGCGCAGCGCGCCGCCAGGATCGGCGTACTGATGGAGCCCATGCAACTGCCCAACGGCGAGTCTGCCCTGTGCATGGGTGTGACCAGTCTGGATGAACCGCGGATACGCGCGGGCGTCAAGGCACTGTCGCGGCTTCTTCGTGGTGACCTGGCGGCCACCCCGGCATTGTTGCGGGATGAGCCGATTGCCCCGCTGCACGGCGCCGCGCTTGCAGGGGCCATGTCCGGTGTGCGACTGGTCTACACCACCGTTTATGGCGAGCCGTGCACCCTGGAGCTGCTCGCCGACGGCCAGCTCCAGGGGGTCGCCGGGCACGCCGGCGAGGACTGCGACCACGGCCGCTGGTGGATCGAGGAGGATCGCTGGTTCCGGCAGTGGGAGCATTGGGCCTATGGCGAGGCTTCCGGCTACAGCGTGGTGGTCGATGGCGACCAGGTGCGCTGGTATGACCAGCAAGGCCTGCTGGCCGATGTGGCGGTGATCATTCGCGGCGCGAACAACCCGCAGGGTCTGCTGGAGCCCGGCAGTGAGGCCGGGGACAAACTGGTCCCATGA
- the gabT gene encoding 4-aminobutyrate--2-oxoglutarate transaminase has product MSKNSDWVLRRANALPRGIATAMPICVERASNAELWDVDGRRFIDFAAGIAVLNVGHQHPRVVEAVQAQMQRFAHTAFQVAAYDVYIELCERLNSLAPIAGKRKSILFSTGAEAVENAIKIARAATRRHAVIAFHGGFHGRSFMAMALTGKTAPYKRGFGPLSAGVFHAPFPCAHRGISVADSLQAIERIFMADVAAEDVAAIIVEPVQGEGGFNPAPDELLQGLRELADRHGILLVADEVQSGIARTGRLFGMEHSGVQPDLMIVAKSLAAGFPLSAVIGRAEVMDAVDPGGLGGTYAGSPTACAAALAVLDLVQEQGLAAHAEALGQQVRAFLQGLQGRPDLHPIGHIRGRGSMLAFDLLQSTGADAVAPEKTREVIRRAHELGLVVLGCGAYGESIRLLYPLTIDEQVLDEGLGLLEQALKNPG; this is encoded by the coding sequence ATGAGCAAGAACAGTGATTGGGTGCTGCGCCGGGCCAACGCCCTTCCCCGGGGTATCGCCACGGCCATGCCGATCTGCGTGGAGCGGGCCTCGAACGCCGAGCTGTGGGACGTCGACGGTCGACGCTTCATCGACTTTGCCGCGGGCATCGCGGTGCTGAACGTGGGTCACCAGCATCCGCGCGTGGTGGAGGCGGTGCAGGCGCAGATGCAACGCTTTGCGCATACTGCGTTCCAGGTGGCGGCGTACGACGTCTACATCGAACTGTGCGAGCGACTTAACTCGCTGGCGCCGATTGCCGGCAAACGCAAGTCGATCCTGTTTTCGACCGGCGCCGAAGCGGTGGAGAACGCGATCAAGATCGCCCGCGCCGCCACCCGGCGGCATGCCGTGATTGCTTTCCATGGCGGGTTCCACGGCCGCAGCTTCATGGCCATGGCGCTGACCGGCAAGACCGCGCCGTACAAGCGTGGCTTTGGTCCGTTGTCTGCCGGTGTTTTCCATGCGCCGTTCCCCTGCGCGCATCGAGGCATCAGCGTGGCGGACAGCCTGCAGGCGATCGAGCGCATTTTCATGGCTGACGTGGCCGCCGAGGATGTGGCTGCCATCATCGTGGAGCCGGTGCAGGGCGAGGGTGGGTTCAACCCGGCGCCCGATGAACTGCTGCAGGGTTTGCGCGAACTGGCGGACCGGCACGGCATCCTGCTGGTGGCCGACGAGGTGCAGAGCGGCATCGCCCGCACCGGACGCCTGTTCGGCATGGAGCACAGCGGTGTGCAGCCGGACCTGATGATCGTGGCCAAGTCGCTGGCGGCCGGGTTTCCGCTGTCCGCCGTGATCGGTCGCGCCGAAGTGATGGACGCGGTCGACCCGGGTGGACTGGGCGGTACCTATGCCGGTTCGCCCACGGCATGCGCCGCGGCCCTGGCGGTGCTCGATCTTGTCCAAGAGCAAGGCCTGGCAGCGCATGCCGAAGCGCTGGGGCAGCAGGTGCGGGCTTTCCTTCAAGGCCTGCAGGGGCGGCCCGACCTGCATCCGATCGGGCATATCCGCGGCCGTGGCTCGATGCTGGCCTTCGACCTGTTGCAGTCGACCGGTGCCGATGCGGTGGCGCCGGAGAAAACCCGCGAAGTGATCCGGCGCGCGCACGAGCTGGGACTGGTGGTGCTGGGCTGCGGCGCCTACGGCGAATCGATCCGCCTGCTGTACCCGCTGACCATCGACGAACAGGTACTCGACGAGGGACTGGGTCTGCTGGAGCAGGCACTGAAAAACCCAGGCTGA
- a CDS encoding M1 family metallopeptidase: protein MRRYLVSAIALALAGVSMAPLAAQAKAAPVREATTQLPRGVVPTHYDVSIVPHADKLAFDGKVTITLNVLKPTSSITLNAADLTFHSATLTPTKLKIAVPTPTVSVDAKAQTATFTLSHPIPAGQYKLAMDYSGKVETQANGLFALDYDTKDGKKRALYTQFENSDARRFIPSWDEPNYKATFDLTATVPTDEMAVSNMPIASRKDLGNGLTEVHFGQSPKMSTYLLFFSVGDFERATEKVNGTEIGVITQKGMVKQAGFTLDSARAVLKEYNDYFGVPYPLPKLDNIAAPGQSQFFSAMENWGAIFTFEYALLLDPSISTQGDKQRVFNTAAHEMAHQWFGDLVTMSWWDDLWLNEGFASWMAARTTEKLHPEWHTNLDLVGTREGAMSLDAVATTHPVVQHVETVEQASQAFDSITYSKGEAVITMLEAYVGPETWRTGVRNYIKAHEYGNTVSDDLWKSVQAAAGKPIMQIAHDFTLQPGIPLVNVQAMACNAGSTKVLLSQGEFTKDRPDKKPLRWHVPVIAQTVGGKPVTTVLDGKGTMTLPGCGPVLVNAGQAGYYRTLYSTAGFDALKGDFAKLRPIDQLGLMGDTWALAMAGKEPVANVLALAQATPADADPQVWGEVAGYFDAIDNYYDGDAARQERFRAFARSRLRPVFARIGWEARPGESVPTTLLRTQLIGSLAELGDQDVIAEARRRFAAQKTDPKALPVALRKTVTAVVARSADTATWNQLHAEAKAETTPLIKDQLYAMLSLAKDDTLARQALDLALTPEPGATNSAGMIRIVAYRHPDMAFDFAVAHRDQVDKLVDSTSASRYYPALGASSLKPEMIDKIKAYADAHIAKSSQRVANTVIANIQYRMMIRNDRLPDVDAWLAKHAD, encoded by the coding sequence ATGCGTCGATATCTCGTTTCCGCCATTGCGCTGGCCCTGGCCGGCGTGTCGATGGCGCCGCTCGCCGCCCAGGCCAAGGCGGCGCCGGTGCGCGAAGCCACCACCCAGTTGCCGCGCGGCGTGGTGCCCACGCATTACGACGTGTCCATCGTGCCGCATGCGGACAAGCTGGCGTTCGACGGCAAGGTCACCATCACGCTCAACGTGCTCAAGCCGACCAGCAGCATCACGCTGAATGCGGCGGACCTCACCTTCCATTCGGCCACGCTGACCCCGACGAAGCTCAAGATCGCCGTGCCGACACCCACCGTGTCGGTGGACGCCAAGGCGCAGACCGCCACGTTCACCCTGTCCCATCCGATCCCGGCCGGCCAGTACAAGCTGGCGATGGACTACAGCGGCAAGGTCGAGACCCAGGCCAACGGCCTGTTCGCGCTGGACTACGACACCAAGGACGGCAAGAAGCGCGCGCTGTACACGCAGTTCGAGAACTCCGACGCGCGCCGCTTCATCCCCTCGTGGGACGAGCCGAACTACAAGGCCACCTTCGATCTCACCGCCACCGTGCCCACCGACGAGATGGCGGTGAGCAACATGCCGATCGCCTCGCGCAAGGACCTGGGCAACGGTCTCACCGAGGTGCATTTCGGCCAGTCGCCGAAGATGTCCACGTATCTGCTGTTCTTCAGCGTGGGTGATTTCGAGCGCGCCACCGAGAAGGTGAACGGCACCGAGATCGGCGTGATCACCCAGAAGGGCATGGTCAAGCAGGCCGGCTTCACGCTGGACTCGGCGCGTGCCGTGCTGAAGGAATACAACGACTACTTCGGCGTACCGTACCCGCTGCCGAAGCTGGACAACATCGCCGCGCCGGGGCAGAGCCAGTTCTTCTCGGCGATGGAGAACTGGGGCGCGATCTTCACCTTCGAGTACGCGCTGCTGCTCGATCCAAGCATCTCCACCCAGGGCGACAAGCAGCGCGTGTTCAACACCGCAGCGCACGAGATGGCGCACCAGTGGTTCGGTGACCTGGTGACCATGAGCTGGTGGGACGACCTGTGGCTCAACGAGGGCTTCGCCTCGTGGATGGCCGCGCGCACCACCGAGAAGCTGCATCCGGAATGGCACACCAACCTGGATCTGGTCGGCACGCGTGAAGGAGCGATGTCGCTCGACGCGGTCGCCACCACCCACCCGGTGGTGCAGCACGTGGAAACGGTGGAGCAGGCCAGCCAGGCGTTCGACTCGATCACCTACTCCAAGGGCGAGGCGGTGATCACCATGCTCGAGGCCTATGTGGGTCCGGAGACCTGGCGCACCGGTGTGCGCAACTACATCAAGGCGCACGAGTACGGCAACACGGTGTCCGACGACCTGTGGAAGTCGGTGCAGGCCGCGGCCGGCAAGCCGATCATGCAGATCGCCCACGACTTCACGCTGCAGCCGGGCATCCCGCTGGTCAACGTGCAGGCCATGGCCTGCAACGCCGGCTCGACCAAGGTGCTGCTGAGCCAGGGCGAGTTCACCAAGGATCGCCCGGACAAGAAGCCGCTGCGCTGGCACGTGCCGGTGATCGCGCAGACCGTCGGCGGCAAGCCGGTCACCACCGTGCTGGACGGCAAGGGCACGATGACCCTGCCGGGCTGCGGCCCGGTGCTGGTGAACGCCGGCCAGGCGGGCTACTACCGCACGCTGTACTCCACCGCCGGCTTCGACGCGCTGAAGGGTGACTTCGCCAAGCTCAGGCCGATCGACCAGCTCGGCCTGATGGGCGACACCTGGGCGTTGGCGATGGCCGGCAAGGAGCCGGTGGCCAATGTGCTGGCGCTGGCCCAGGCCACCCCGGCCGATGCCGACCCGCAGGTGTGGGGCGAGGTGGCCGGCTACTTCGACGCCATCGACAACTACTACGACGGCGACGCGGCCCGCCAGGAGCGTTTCCGCGCCTTCGCCCGCAGCCGCCTGCGTCCGGTGTTCGCGCGCATCGGCTGGGAAGCCAGGCCCGGCGAGAGCGTGCCGACCACCCTGCTGCGCACCCAGCTGATCGGCTCGCTGGCCGAACTGGGCGACCAGGACGTGATCGCCGAGGCGCGCCGTCGTTTCGCCGCGCAGAAGACCGATCCGAAGGCGCTGCCGGTGGCCCTGCGCAAGACCGTCACCGCGGTCGTCGCGCGCAGTGCCGACACCGCCACCTGGAACCAGCTGCACGCCGAGGCCAAGGCGGAGACCACGCCGCTGATCAAGGACCAGCTGTACGCCATGCTCTCGCTGGCCAAGGACGACACTCTGGCCAGGCAGGCACTGGACCTGGCGCTGACCCCGGAGCCGGGCGCGACCAACAGCGCGGGCATGATCCGCATCGTCGCCTACCGTCATCCGGACATGGCGTTCGACTTCGCCGTGGCGCACCGCGACCAGGTGGACAAGCTGGTCGACTCCACCTCGGCCAGCCGCTACTACCCGGCGCTGGGCGCGAGCTCGCTGAAGCCGGAGATGATCGACAAGATCAAGGCGTACGCCGACGCGCATATCGCCAAGAGCTCGCAGCGCGTGGCCAACACGGTGATCGCCAACATCCAGTACCGCATGATGATCCGCAACGATCGCCTGCCCGACGTGGATGCCTGGCTGGCCAAGCACGCCGACTGA